Proteins found in one Ketobacter sp. MCCC 1A13808 genomic segment:
- a CDS encoding DUF6285 domain-containing protein, with amino-acid sequence MPLNRPTRIELLDAVESYLREPVTDAKADAFYRRVAGNVLAIVQRELLQANQFVMQERILLWTRLPECASATVIPTTEEQTQQACSEINQRLCDQIQQDEIAFDTRLTSTLLEIAQLKLAIDNPRHVV; translated from the coding sequence ATGCCATTGAACCGACCGACCCGAATTGAATTGTTGGATGCAGTGGAATCGTATTTGCGTGAACCGGTGACCGATGCGAAAGCCGATGCGTTTTACCGGCGGGTTGCTGGCAACGTGCTTGCGATCGTGCAGCGGGAGCTGTTGCAAGCAAATCAATTTGTCATGCAAGAGCGGATTTTACTATGGACACGGTTACCCGAATGCGCAAGTGCAACGGTTATCCCTACGACCGAAGAGCAGACACAACAGGCTTGCAGCGAGATCAATCAACGGCTATGCGACCAAATCCAGCAAGATGAGATTGCGTTCGATACCCGGCTAACCTCGACCTTGCTGGAAATTGCGCAACTGAAATTAGCAATTGATAATCCCCGGCATGTTGTTTGA